CAAGATTTTATTAAGAAAAGGGCTGAATTATGTGTAGACAACTTTGAAAATATTTGCTAAATTGTGCAAACCTCGGAGAGATGCCAGAGTGGTCGAATGGGCCGGTCTCGAAATCCGGAGTCTGTCACAGGACCGAGGGTTCGAATCCCTCTCTCTCCTTGAAACGAATAAGGAACCCCTTGTGGGTTCCTTATTCGTTTTATAAGCAAAGAGGGATGAGAACCCTCGTAGGGGTTCGACAAAACCCGCAAGAGCGAAGCGAATACAGCGGGTTTTGAGATTGCGGTCAAAGACCGCAACCCGGAGGGCAACAATTGAACGGAGAGAAAATGTTGTCTTATCCCTCTCTCTCCTTGAAACAAAAAGCGGAGCCGTAAGGCCCCGCTTTTTGTTTCATGAAAAAGGATGAGAACCCTCGCAGAGGGTTCGACAAAACCCGCAAGAGCGAAGCGAATACAGCGGGTTTTGAGATTGCGGTCGAAGACCGCAACCCGAAGGGCAACAATTGAACGAAGAGAAATTGTTGTCTTATCCCTCTCTCTCCTTGAGAGGGGGATGTCAAGCGAAATGAAATGAGCTTGTAGTCCCATCCCTCTCTCGTATTGAGAGAGGGTCTTTAGCGGCGAAGGAAACGAAGTGACTGAGTCGTCCTATCCCTCTCTCTCCTAGAAGAATGTGGAAGGTGGCAAAGCTTGAAACGAAGTGAAAGCTTTGTCCTATCCCTCTCTCGTCATCAATTTCCCCTATTTTTTGTATATTCCTATAAAAAGAGGTTCCTATGCAAATTTTATTCCTGATGGCCGATGGTTTCGAAGAAACCGAGTTTGTTACCCCGTTCGATTACCTGCAGCGTGCCGGAATCGATGTCGCCCTGGCGTCCGTTTCGGGTAAGTCCGAAGTTGTGGGGGCCCATGGCCTTGCGATAGCAACCGACTTTGCTCTTTCGGGTGCCGATACGGCTGCCTTTGACGGTATCCTTTTGCCGGGTGGCGGTCCGGGCGTCAAGAATTTGAAAGCCTCTGCCGAAGTGGAAAAGGTCATTCACGAATTCAACGACAAAGGCAAGTGGATTTTTGCGATTTGTGCTGCTCCCTTGGTCTTGAGCAAGGCGGGAATCCTTGCCGGTAAGACCGCGACCTGTTTCCCGGGCTGCGAAAGTGAACTTGTCTGTAAAAAGTTCGTCGAAGACCGCGTGGTCGTAGACGGTCATATCGTCACGAGCCGTGGCGCTGGTACTGCCGAAGAATTTGCGTTTGAATGTATTGCGCAGCTCGGTGGCCGCGAACTTTCGGAAAAAATTCGCAAGCAGGTCATCGCGCGATAGATTTCCGCTACCCGACGCTGTGTTCGAGCTTTAGCGTCAGCAACTGGCGGGCCTCGGTGGCGAATTCACCGGGGAGTTCCTTGAATACGTCCTTGCAGAAACCGCCGACCATCGCCTGGATAGCGTCTTCGCGCTTGATGCCGCGGCTTTCGAAATAGAAAAGCTGGTCTTCGCTGATGCGGCTGGTGGTGGCTTCGTGTTCGGTGGTGGAACTTGCGTTTGCGACAGTGATGTACGGGAACGTGTGGGCCGCACTCTTGTCGCCCACCAGCATGCTGTCGCACTGGGTGTAGTTGCGGGCGCCCGTGGCCGACTTGCGGATGCTCACTTCGCCGCGGTAGGCGTTGCTGGAGTAGTCGGCGCTGATGCCCTTCGAAATGATAGTGCTCTTGGTGTTCTTGCCGATGTGGATCATCTTGGTGCCGGTATCGGCCTGCATGTGCCCGTTGGTAAGGGCCACGCTGTAGAATTCTCCGACGGAGTTGTCGCCCAGCAGCACACAGCTTGGGTACTTCCACGTGATGGCGGAACCTGTTTCCACCTGAGTCCAGCTGATGCGGCTGTTCTTGCCTGCGCACTTGCCGCGCTTGGTGACAAAGTTGTAAACGCCACCGGCTCCCGTTTCGCGGTCGCCTGCGTACCAGTTCTGCACGGTCGAATATTTAATCGAGGCGTTGTCCTTCGCCACCAGTTCCACGATGGCGCTGTGCAGCTGCTTGCTGCTGAATTCCGGAGCGGTACAGCCTTCCAAATAGCTTACGCTCGCGCCTTCGTCGGCGATAATCAATGTACGTTCGAACTGGCCTGCTTCCTTGTTGTTGATACGGAAGTAGGTGGAAAGGTCCATCGGACACTTGACTCCAGGCGGAATGTACACGAAGCTTCCGTCGCCAAAGACTGCACTGTTGAGTGCTGCAAAGTAGTTGTCGCCTGCGGGTACCACCGAGCCCAGGTATTCCTCGATGAGTTCGGGGTATTCCTTGATGGCGTCGCTAATGCTGCAGAACAGAATGCCCATTTCCATGAGCTTTCTTTTGTGCGAAGTGTAAATGCTTACCGAGTCAAAGACCGCGTCCACGGCCACGTTGGCAAGGCGCTTCTGTTCGTCGAGCGGAATGCCGAGCTTTTCGAAGGTGGCCAGGAGTTCCGGATCCACGTCCTCGATTTTTTCGTGACTCTTCTTGGTCTTCGGGGCGGAGTAGTAGACGATGTCCTGCAGGTCGACCGGCGCAAAACTCAGTTCGCCCCAGTTCGGCTGCTCCATCGTCTGGAGTTTTTCATACGCTTTCAGTCGGAAATCGAGCATGAACTGCGGTTCCTTGCGCAAGGCTGATGCCCTGCGGATAACATCTTCGTTGAGTCCCTTTTCGAAGGCCTCGTTCTCGATATCTGTTACAAAACCGTATTTGTAGTTTTCGCTCATGCTACGCTCTTTTTCTTTTTTCGGCGTCAAAAATAGAAAAAAATTGATGTTGCTTTTGTAATTCCTATCTATATTTTAGCTATGAATAGCAATAGAGAATCTTTTGCGTCCCGTTTGGGATTTATCCTTATTTCTGCAGGCTGCGCCATTGGCCTTGGTAACGTATGGCGATTTCCCTTCATTACCGGACAGTACGGCGGTGCCGCCTTTGTCATCATCTACCTGTTCTTTTTGCTGATTTTTGGTCTGCCGATCTTGATGGCTGAATTTGCCGTGGGGCGAGCCACTCAGCGTAGCGTGGGCCGTGCTTTTGAACGTTTGGAACCCAAGGGCGCTAAATGGCACTTGGCAAAGTGGCCTATGATTGCGGGTAACTACCTGCTCATGATGTTCTATACCACAGTTTGCGGTTGGATGCTCTACTACTTCTACCGTATGGTGGTGGGGGATTTCTCGAATGTGACGCCTGCGCAAGTCGGTGCCATGTTCGGGGAGACGCTCGCTAGCCCGGCCATTCAGGTGGGCTGGATGGTCGCGACGACGGTTATCGGTTTCGGCATTGTGTCGCTGGGCCTCCAGAAGGGCGTCGAACGCATTACCAAGTGGATGATGTCGTTCTTGTTTGTCATTATGATTGTGCTTGCAATCCGTGCCGTGACGCTCCCCGGTGCCGATGAAGGCCTGCGTTTTTACCTGTTGCCCAATTTCGATAACCTTGTGAAAAATGGTATTGGCGAATCTCTCTTTGCTGCTCTTGGGCAGAGCTTCTTTACGCTGAGCCTTGGTATCGGCGCCATGACCATTTTTGGAAGTTACATCAAGAAAAATCATTCGATTGCAAAAGAGGCTGCCAACATTTGCGCCCTGGATACGGGGGTTGCCTTGCTTGCGGGGCTCATTATTATTCCGAGTTGTTTTGCGTTTGGCCTTGAGCCGAATGCTGGACCGGGACTTATTTTTGTGACCCTTCCGAACGTGTTCTCGCAGATGCCGGCTGGGCGTCTTTGTGGTGCCGCCTTTTTCCTGTTCCTTTCGTTTGCGGCTCTTTCGACCGTGGTGGCGGTGTTCGAAAACATTACGACCTATTGGCGCGATGCCCGTCGCTTTGACCGTAAGGATGTTGTCCGCGTGAATGCGGTGCTTATCGTGCTGCTTTCGCTCCCGTGCGCTCTCGGCTTCAATATGCTTTCGGGTTTTCAGCCCTTTGGCGAAGGTAGCTGTGTACTGGATCTCGAAGACTTCCTCGTTTCCAATACGCTCCTTCCGCTGGGATCGCTTCTGTTTATTGTGTTCTGCACCTACAAGCGTGGCTGGGGCGAAGCAAAATTCTACGCCGAGGTCAACACGGGTAAGGGGTTCAAAATTCCGACCTACAAGATTGTTCGCTTTTATGTCAAGTGGGGCATTCCCGCTGTGATTGCAATCATCTGGCTTCAGGGGTATTTCCAGAAGTTCGCTCCGGATTTGTACAACAAGATTTTCGGCTAGTATAGGTTTCGAAGATATTGAATTTGTAAATTTGGCTTGATATAATTTATAGAAGGTTTATATGAAAATTGCCGTGATCGGTGGTGCGGGCTATATCGGTAGCCATACGATTATTGAACTTTACAAGGCAGGGCACTCGGTTGTCGTTGTCGATAATCTTGTGAACTCCTGCGATGAATCCTTGCGACGTGTTGCCGAAATTGTGGGTCAGAAAATACCCTTTGTCAAGGCGGATGCCCGCGATTATGCGGCGATGGACCGGGTCTTTAAGGAAAACCATTTTGATGCGAGTATTCACTTTGCAGGGCTAAAGGCCGTGGGCGAATCCGTTGCGAAGCCG
The uncultured Fibrobacter sp. genome window above contains:
- a CDS encoding DJ-1 family glyoxalase III, whose product is MQILFLMADGFEETEFVTPFDYLQRAGIDVALASVSGKSEVVGAHGLAIATDFALSGADTAAFDGILLPGGGPGVKNLKASAEVEKVIHEFNDKGKWIFAICAAPLVLSKAGILAGKTATCFPGCESELVCKKFVEDRVVVDGHIVTSRGAGTAEEFAFECIAQLGGRELSEKIRKQVIAR
- the sufB gene encoding Fe-S cluster assembly protein SufB; translation: MTPKKEKERSMSENYKYGFVTDIENEAFEKGLNEDVIRRASALRKEPQFMLDFRLKAYEKLQTMEQPNWGELSFAPVDLQDIVYYSAPKTKKSHEKIEDVDPELLATFEKLGIPLDEQKRLANVAVDAVFDSVSIYTSHKRKLMEMGILFCSISDAIKEYPELIEEYLGSVVPAGDNYFAALNSAVFGDGSFVYIPPGVKCPMDLSTYFRINNKEAGQFERTLIIADEGASVSYLEGCTAPEFSSKQLHSAIVELVAKDNASIKYSTVQNWYAGDRETGAGGVYNFVTKRGKCAGKNSRISWTQVETGSAITWKYPSCVLLGDNSVGEFYSVALTNGHMQADTGTKMIHIGKNTKSTIISKGISADYSSNAYRGEVSIRKSATGARNYTQCDSMLVGDKSAAHTFPYITVANASSTTEHEATTSRISEDQLFYFESRGIKREDAIQAMVGGFCKDVFKELPGEFATEARQLLTLKLEHSVG
- a CDS encoding sodium-dependent transporter, encoding MNSNRESFASRLGFILISAGCAIGLGNVWRFPFITGQYGGAAFVIIYLFFLLIFGLPILMAEFAVGRATQRSVGRAFERLEPKGAKWHLAKWPMIAGNYLLMMFYTTVCGWMLYYFYRMVVGDFSNVTPAQVGAMFGETLASPAIQVGWMVATTVIGFGIVSLGLQKGVERITKWMMSFLFVIMIVLAIRAVTLPGADEGLRFYLLPNFDNLVKNGIGESLFAALGQSFFTLSLGIGAMTIFGSYIKKNHSIAKEAANICALDTGVALLAGLIIIPSCFAFGLEPNAGPGLIFVTLPNVFSQMPAGRLCGAAFFLFLSFAALSTVVAVFENITTYWRDARRFDRKDVVRVNAVLIVLLSLPCALGFNMLSGFQPFGEGSCVLDLEDFLVSNTLLPLGSLLFIVFCTYKRGWGEAKFYAEVNTGKGFKIPTYKIVRFYVKWGIPAVIAIIWLQGYFQKFAPDLYNKIFG